Proteins from a single region of Geoalkalibacter sp.:
- the dnaN gene encoding DNA polymerase III subunit beta, with the protein MKFKIEKQVFLKALGRVQAIVERKNTIPVLANVLIDAVGETITLTATDLEVGMRATYPATIEDSGRITVSAKKLFEIVRELPEGEISFRAKENCWIEIRCGKALFNLVGLSPEEFPFFPAANNPETIILSSAELGRMIEKTAFAMSTDETKYNLNGIFFRATEDNDGSFLNLVATDGHRLAKIASPLTAPPPAELQRGAIFPRKGIFELKKLAEEGAEDIHLTFMDNSAQIAKGHTTLIMRLIDGQFPDYERVIPKANDQTAEISTEDFLHALRRMSTLASEKSKGVRIALKPDQLEISSSNPELGDGREDLEVSYQGQEVAIGFNARYLLDILQTHTEEKILFKIKDNLSPALITGDSEKNYLAVIMPMRL; encoded by the coding sequence ATGAAATTTAAAATCGAAAAACAAGTGTTCCTCAAAGCCCTGGGGCGTGTGCAGGCCATCGTCGAACGCAAGAACACCATTCCGGTCCTGGCCAATGTTCTCATCGACGCCGTCGGGGAGACCATCACCCTCACGGCGACGGATCTCGAAGTCGGCATGCGCGCCACCTATCCTGCCACCATCGAGGATTCGGGACGCATCACCGTCTCGGCGAAAAAACTCTTTGAAATCGTTCGTGAACTGCCCGAGGGCGAAATCTCCTTTCGCGCCAAGGAGAATTGCTGGATAGAAATTCGCTGCGGCAAGGCTCTGTTCAACCTCGTCGGCCTCTCTCCCGAGGAATTCCCCTTTTTTCCCGCCGCGAACAATCCGGAAACCATCATCCTTTCCAGCGCCGAACTGGGACGCATGATCGAAAAAACCGCCTTCGCCATGTCCACGGACGAAACCAAGTACAACCTCAACGGCATCTTTTTCCGCGCCACCGAGGACAACGACGGATCCTTCCTCAACCTGGTGGCGACGGATGGACACCGCCTCGCGAAGATCGCATCCCCCCTGACCGCGCCGCCCCCCGCCGAACTGCAGCGCGGCGCCATTTTTCCGCGCAAGGGGATTTTCGAACTGAAAAAGCTCGCCGAGGAAGGCGCCGAGGACATCCATCTGACCTTCATGGACAACAGCGCCCAGATCGCCAAGGGTCACACCACCCTGATCATGCGCTTGATCGATGGACAATTCCCCGATTACGAGCGTGTGATTCCAAAAGCCAACGATCAAACGGCGGAAATATCCACGGAGGATTTTCTTCATGCGTTGCGCCGCATGTCGACCCTCGCCAGTGAAAAGTCCAAGGGTGTGCGGATCGCCCTCAAGCCCGATCAACTGGAAATCTCCTCCTCCAATCCGGAACTGGGCGACGGCCGCGAGGATCTCGAAGTCTCCTATCAGGGACAGGAGGTCGCCATCGGCTTCAACGCCCGCTATCTGCTCGATATTCTGCAGACGCACACGGAGGAAAAAATTCTATTTAAAATCAAGGACAACCTTTCTCCGGCCCTGATCACGGGCGATTCGGAGAAAAATTATTTGGCAGTTATCATGCCGATGCG